Proteins from a single region of Manis javanica isolate MJ-LG chromosome 5, MJ_LKY, whole genome shotgun sequence:
- the HNRNPD gene encoding heterogeneous nuclear ribonucleoprotein D0 isoform X4, which translates to MSEEQFGGDGAVATVAVGGPAGEQEGAMVATAQGAAAAAGSGAGTGGGTAAGGTEGGSAESEGAKIDASKNEEDEGKMFIGGLSWDTTKKDLKDYFSKFGEVVDCTLKLDPITGRSRGFGFVLFKESESVDKVMDQKEHKLNGKVIDPKRAKAMKTKEPVKKIFVGGLSPDTPEEKIREYFGGFGEVESIELPMDNKTNKRRGFCFITFKEEEPVKKIMEKKYHNVGLSKCEIKVAMSKEQYQQQQQWGSRGGFAGRARGRGGDQQSGYGKVSRRGGHQNSYKPY; encoded by the exons ATGTCGGAGGAGCAGTTCGGCGGGGACGGGGCGGTGGCAACGGTGGCGGTAGGCGGCCCGGCGGGCGAGCAGGAGGGAGCCATGGTGGCAACGGCGCAgggggcagcggcggcggcgggaaGCGGAGCCGGGACCGGGGGCGGAACTGCGGCCGGAGGCACCGAAGGCGGAAGCGCCGAGTCGGAGGGGGCGAAGATCGACGCCAGTAAGAACGAGGAGGATGAAGG GAAAATGTTTATAGGAGGCCTTAGCTGGGACACTACAAAGAAAGATCTGAAGGACTACTTCTCCAAATTTGGTGAAGTTGTAGACTGCACCCTGAAGTTAGATCCTATCACAGGGCGATCAAGGGGTTTTGGCTTTGTGCTATTTAAAGAGTCGGAGAGTGTAGATAAG GTCATGGATCAGAAAGAACATAAATTGAATGGAAAGGTGATTGATCCTAAAAGGGCCAAAGCCATGAAAACAAAAGAgcctgttaaaaaaatttttgttggtGGCCTTTCTCCAGATACACCCGAAGAGAAAATAAGGGAGTACTTTGGTGGTTTTGGTGAG GTGGAATCCATAGAACTCCCTATGGACAACAAGACCAATAAGAGGCGTGGATTCTGCTTTATTACCTTTAAGGAAGAGGAACCCGTGAAGAagataatggaaaagaaataccACAATGTTGGTCTTAGTAAA TGTGAAATCAAAGTAGCCATGTCGAAGGAGCAgtatcagcagcagcagcagtgggGATCCAGAGGAGGATTTGCAGGGAGAGCACGTGGAAGAGGTGGTG accAGCAGAGTGGTTACGGGAAAGTATCCAGGCGAGGTGGTCATCAAAATAGCTACAAACCATACTAA
- the HNRNPD gene encoding heterogeneous nuclear ribonucleoprotein D0 isoform X2, which yields MSEEQFGGDGAVATVAVGGPAGEQEGAMVATAQGAAAAAGSGAGTGGGTAAGGTEGGSAESEGAKIDASKNEEDEGKMFIGGLSWDTTKKDLKDYFSKFGEVVDCTLKLDPITGRSRGFGFVLFKESESVDKVMDQKEHKLNGKVIDPKRAKAMKTKEPVKKIFVGGLSPDTPEEKIREYFGGFGEVESIELPMDNKTNKRRGFCFITFKEEEPVKKIMEKKYHNVGLSKCEIKVAMSKEQYQQQQQWGSRGGFAGRARGRGGGPSQNWNQGYSNYWNQGYGNYGYNSQGYGGYGGYDYTGYNNYYGYGDYSNQQSGYGKVSRRGGHQNSYKPY from the exons ATGTCGGAGGAGCAGTTCGGCGGGGACGGGGCGGTGGCAACGGTGGCGGTAGGCGGCCCGGCGGGCGAGCAGGAGGGAGCCATGGTGGCAACGGCGCAgggggcagcggcggcggcgggaaGCGGAGCCGGGACCGGGGGCGGAACTGCGGCCGGAGGCACCGAAGGCGGAAGCGCCGAGTCGGAGGGGGCGAAGATCGACGCCAGTAAGAACGAGGAGGATGAAGG GAAAATGTTTATAGGAGGCCTTAGCTGGGACACTACAAAGAAAGATCTGAAGGACTACTTCTCCAAATTTGGTGAAGTTGTAGACTGCACCCTGAAGTTAGATCCTATCACAGGGCGATCAAGGGGTTTTGGCTTTGTGCTATTTAAAGAGTCGGAGAGTGTAGATAAG GTCATGGATCAGAAAGAACATAAATTGAATGGAAAGGTGATTGATCCTAAAAGGGCCAAAGCCATGAAAACAAAAGAgcctgttaaaaaaatttttgttggtGGCCTTTCTCCAGATACACCCGAAGAGAAAATAAGGGAGTACTTTGGTGGTTTTGGTGAG GTGGAATCCATAGAACTCCCTATGGACAACAAGACCAATAAGAGGCGTGGATTCTGCTTTATTACCTTTAAGGAAGAGGAACCCGTGAAGAagataatggaaaagaaataccACAATGTTGGTCTTAGTAAA TGTGAAATCAAAGTAGCCATGTCGAAGGAGCAgtatcagcagcagcagcagtgggGATCCAGAGGAGGATTTGCAGGGAGAGCACGTGGAAGAGGTGGTG GCCCCAGTCAAAACTGGAACCAGGGATATAGTAACTATTGGAATCAAGGCTATGGCAACTATGGATATAACAGCCAAGGTTACGGTGGTTATGGAGGATATGACTACACTGGTTACAACAACTACTATGGATATGGTGATTATAGCA accAGCAGAGTGGTTACGGGAAAGTATCCAGGCGAGGTGGTCATCAAAATAGCTACAAACCATACTAA
- the HNRNPD gene encoding heterogeneous nuclear ribonucleoprotein D0 isoform X3 yields the protein MSEEQFGGDGAVATVAVGGPAGEQEGAMVATAQGAAAAAGSGAGTGGGTAAGGTEGGSAESEGAKIDASKNEEDEGHSNSSPRHSEAATAQREEWKMFIGGLSWDTTKKDLKDYFSKFGEVVDCTLKLDPITGRSRGFGFVLFKESESVDKVMDQKEHKLNGKVIDPKRAKAMKTKEPVKKIFVGGLSPDTPEEKIREYFGGFGEVESIELPMDNKTNKRRGFCFITFKEEEPVKKIMEKKYHNVGLSKCEIKVAMSKEQYQQQQQWGSRGGFAGRARGRGGDQQSGYGKVSRRGGHQNSYKPY from the exons ATGTCGGAGGAGCAGTTCGGCGGGGACGGGGCGGTGGCAACGGTGGCGGTAGGCGGCCCGGCGGGCGAGCAGGAGGGAGCCATGGTGGCAACGGCGCAgggggcagcggcggcggcgggaaGCGGAGCCGGGACCGGGGGCGGAACTGCGGCCGGAGGCACCGAAGGCGGAAGCGCCGAGTCGGAGGGGGCGAAGATCGACGCCAGTAAGAACGAGGAGGATGAAGG CCATTCAAACTCCTCCCCACGACACTCTGAAGCAGCGACGGCACAGCGGGAAGAATG GAAAATGTTTATAGGAGGCCTTAGCTGGGACACTACAAAGAAAGATCTGAAGGACTACTTCTCCAAATTTGGTGAAGTTGTAGACTGCACCCTGAAGTTAGATCCTATCACAGGGCGATCAAGGGGTTTTGGCTTTGTGCTATTTAAAGAGTCGGAGAGTGTAGATAAG GTCATGGATCAGAAAGAACATAAATTGAATGGAAAGGTGATTGATCCTAAAAGGGCCAAAGCCATGAAAACAAAAGAgcctgttaaaaaaatttttgttggtGGCCTTTCTCCAGATACACCCGAAGAGAAAATAAGGGAGTACTTTGGTGGTTTTGGTGAG GTGGAATCCATAGAACTCCCTATGGACAACAAGACCAATAAGAGGCGTGGATTCTGCTTTATTACCTTTAAGGAAGAGGAACCCGTGAAGAagataatggaaaagaaataccACAATGTTGGTCTTAGTAAA TGTGAAATCAAAGTAGCCATGTCGAAGGAGCAgtatcagcagcagcagcagtgggGATCCAGAGGAGGATTTGCAGGGAGAGCACGTGGAAGAGGTGGTG accAGCAGAGTGGTTACGGGAAAGTATCCAGGCGAGGTGGTCATCAAAATAGCTACAAACCATACTAA
- the HNRNPD gene encoding heterogeneous nuclear ribonucleoprotein D0 isoform X1, with amino-acid sequence MSEEQFGGDGAVATVAVGGPAGEQEGAMVATAQGAAAAAGSGAGTGGGTAAGGTEGGSAESEGAKIDASKNEEDEGHSNSSPRHSEAATAQREEWKMFIGGLSWDTTKKDLKDYFSKFGEVVDCTLKLDPITGRSRGFGFVLFKESESVDKVMDQKEHKLNGKVIDPKRAKAMKTKEPVKKIFVGGLSPDTPEEKIREYFGGFGEVESIELPMDNKTNKRRGFCFITFKEEEPVKKIMEKKYHNVGLSKCEIKVAMSKEQYQQQQQWGSRGGFAGRARGRGGGPSQNWNQGYSNYWNQGYGNYGYNSQGYGGYGGYDYTGYNNYYGYGDYSNQQSGYGKVSRRGGHQNSYKPY; translated from the exons ATGTCGGAGGAGCAGTTCGGCGGGGACGGGGCGGTGGCAACGGTGGCGGTAGGCGGCCCGGCGGGCGAGCAGGAGGGAGCCATGGTGGCAACGGCGCAgggggcagcggcggcggcgggaaGCGGAGCCGGGACCGGGGGCGGAACTGCGGCCGGAGGCACCGAAGGCGGAAGCGCCGAGTCGGAGGGGGCGAAGATCGACGCCAGTAAGAACGAGGAGGATGAAGG CCATTCAAACTCCTCCCCACGACACTCTGAAGCAGCGACGGCACAGCGGGAAGAATG GAAAATGTTTATAGGAGGCCTTAGCTGGGACACTACAAAGAAAGATCTGAAGGACTACTTCTCCAAATTTGGTGAAGTTGTAGACTGCACCCTGAAGTTAGATCCTATCACAGGGCGATCAAGGGGTTTTGGCTTTGTGCTATTTAAAGAGTCGGAGAGTGTAGATAAG GTCATGGATCAGAAAGAACATAAATTGAATGGAAAGGTGATTGATCCTAAAAGGGCCAAAGCCATGAAAACAAAAGAgcctgttaaaaaaatttttgttggtGGCCTTTCTCCAGATACACCCGAAGAGAAAATAAGGGAGTACTTTGGTGGTTTTGGTGAG GTGGAATCCATAGAACTCCCTATGGACAACAAGACCAATAAGAGGCGTGGATTCTGCTTTATTACCTTTAAGGAAGAGGAACCCGTGAAGAagataatggaaaagaaataccACAATGTTGGTCTTAGTAAA TGTGAAATCAAAGTAGCCATGTCGAAGGAGCAgtatcagcagcagcagcagtgggGATCCAGAGGAGGATTTGCAGGGAGAGCACGTGGAAGAGGTGGTG GCCCCAGTCAAAACTGGAACCAGGGATATAGTAACTATTGGAATCAAGGCTATGGCAACTATGGATATAACAGCCAAGGTTACGGTGGTTATGGAGGATATGACTACACTGGTTACAACAACTACTATGGATATGGTGATTATAGCA accAGCAGAGTGGTTACGGGAAAGTATCCAGGCGAGGTGGTCATCAAAATAGCTACAAACCATACTAA